In a single window of the Elaeis guineensis isolate ETL-2024a chromosome 8, EG11, whole genome shotgun sequence genome:
- the LOC105050895 gene encoding large ribosomal subunit protein uL11x encodes MPPKFDPSQVVDVYVRVTGGEVGAASSLAPKIGPLGLSPKKVGEDIAKETAKEWKGLRVTVKLTVQNRQAKVSVVPSAAALVIKALKEPERDRKKTKNIKHNGNISLDDVIEIARVMRPRSMAKDLAGTVKEILGTCVSVGCTVDGKDPKDLQQEITDGDVEIPSE; translated from the coding sequence ATGCCGCCCAAATTTGATCCCTCCCAGGTCGTGGACGTGTACGTCCGCGTCACCGGCGGCGAGGTCGGCGCGGCGAGTTCCCTCGCCCCCAAGATCGGTCccctgggcctctcccccaagaAGGTCGGCGAGGACATCGCCAAGGAGACGGCCAAGGAGTGGAAGGGTCTGCGCGTCACGGTGAAGCTGACCGTCCAGAATCGCCAGGCCAAGGTGTCGGTGGTGCCCTCCGCCGCTGCCCTGGTGATCAAGGCCCTCAAGGAGCCGGAGCGCGACCGTAAGAAGACCAAGAACATCAAGCACAACGGCAACATCTCCCTCGATGACGTCATCGAGATCGCGCGGGTGATGCGCCCGAGATCCATGGCCAAGGACCTCGCCGGTACGGTCAAGGAGATTCTCGGCACCTGCGTCTCCGTCGGCTGCACCGTCGATGGCAAGGACCCCAAGGACCTCCAGCAGGAGATCACCGACGGCGACGTCGAGATCCCCTCCGAATAG